In the Streptomyces sp. f51 genome, one interval contains:
- the bioD gene encoding dethiobiotin synthase, translating into MTVLVITGTGTEVGKTVVTAAVAATALAAGRSVAVLKPAQTGVGPHERGDADEVARLAGAVTTLELGRYPEPLAPGTAARRAGLAAVSPVAAAEAAAKLATEHDLVLVEGAGGLLVRFDDEGGTLADAARLLDAPVLVVASAGLGTLNTTELTARQLRLRELEFAGVVIGSWPDSPDLAMRCNLADLPAVSGAPLLGAVPAGAGALSPADFRAGSPSWLDHRLGGRWNAGVFTAAHTA; encoded by the coding sequence ATGACGGTACTGGTGATCACGGGTACGGGCACCGAGGTGGGCAAGACGGTCGTCACGGCCGCCGTCGCCGCCACGGCCCTCGCGGCCGGACGGTCCGTGGCCGTCCTGAAGCCCGCGCAGACGGGTGTGGGACCGCACGAGCGCGGCGACGCCGACGAGGTGGCCCGGCTCGCCGGTGCCGTCACGACCCTCGAACTGGGACGCTATCCGGAGCCGTTGGCGCCCGGGACGGCCGCACGGCGGGCCGGTCTCGCGGCGGTGTCCCCGGTGGCGGCGGCGGAGGCGGCGGCGAAGCTCGCGACCGAGCACGATCTGGTGCTGGTCGAGGGCGCCGGCGGTCTGCTCGTCCGGTTCGACGACGAGGGCGGGACGCTCGCGGACGCGGCCCGACTGCTGGACGCGCCGGTACTGGTGGTCGCCTCGGCGGGACTGGGAACACTCAACACCACGGAACTGACGGCACGTCAACTGCGGCTGCGGGAACTGGAGTTCGCGGGGGTCGTGATCGGCAGCTGGCCGGACTCCCCGGATCTGGCGATGCGGTGCAATCTCGCGGACCTCCCGGCGGTCTCCGGGGCGCCCCTGCTGGGCGCGGTCCCGGCGGGCGCGGGGGCCCTGTCCCCGGCGGACTTCCGTGCGGGGTCACCGAGTTGGCTTGACCACCGTCTGGGCGGCCGCTGGAACGCCGGCGTCTTCACGGCGGCGCACACGGCCTGA